The following coding sequences are from one Gossypium raimondii isolate GPD5lz chromosome 4, ASM2569854v1, whole genome shotgun sequence window:
- the LOC128040420 gene encoding uncharacterized protein LOC128040420, with amino-acid sequence MRDTAVQSEARAPTRTYAIRAREEATAPDVIADIFYLFDVTVYVLIDPGSTHSYICISLVAKKKLPVESTDYDIQVTNPLVGNYRKKRIDLKCQIGEMISVESENPKEIIRIILAFSTQRLMRKGNEAYLGYTQDSESKLEQLPVINEFVDVFPEELSSLTPDCEVEFVIDVVPRTTPISVTPYRMSQAELKELKAQL; translated from the exons ATGAGAGATACTGCTGTTCAGTCAGAGGCTAGAGCACCTACACGTACCTATGCCATTCGAGCAAGAGAGGAAGCTACGGCCCCAGATGTGATTGCTGATATATTCTATCTTTTTGATGTTACTGTGTATGTATTGATTGACCCAGGGTCCACTCATTCTTATATTTGCATTTCATTAGTAGCGAAAAAGAAGTTACCTGTTGAATCTACTGATTATGATATTCAAGTTACTAATCCATTAG TGGGAAATTATAGAAAGAAAcggattgatttgaaatgtcagaTAGGAGAGATGATTTCAGTTGAGTCTGAGAAtccaaaagaaattattagaattattttagCCTTTTCTACTCAGAGATTGATGCGAAAAGGTAATGAGGCATATCTAGGCTACACTCAGGATTCTGAATCGAAGCTAGAACAGTTACCGGTTATTAATGAGTTTGTTGATGTATTTCCTGAAGAATTGTCGAGTTTAACACCTGATTGTGAAGTTGAGTTTGTGATTGATGTGGTTCCTAGAACGACCCCGATATCAGTAACACCATACCGGATGTCACAAGCTGAACTAAAGGAATTAAAGGCTCAATTGTAA